The Oncorhynchus mykiss isolate Arlee chromosome 27, USDA_OmykA_1.1, whole genome shotgun sequence sequence TTGTTGaatctctcctcaccctcttgATGTCAGCGAGCGCAGCCTCAGCTCTCTGTTTGTTGCGGCAGGCCAGGATGACCCTGGCACCTCTCCTGGCCAGATCTAGCGCTGTCATCTTCCCTATGCCTGTGTTACTTCCTGTAGAATTAGTATTATTAGGATTACTGCAATGTAGGGGAGACCGGgagaaatagtaaaaaaatatatatttatgaaaaataaacatattttactCTATTGCTCAGAGACCACTTGAACTACGGAAGTCATTTTTTGATATAAGAACTTACATCAGTCTCCTAAACATTCATACCATTTATAGGTCTGTACATAAAACGGTCAGATTACAATCTTGATTTTAATCTTTAAAATCGGGATGTTACATTTGTCACTGTGCCAGGGGCAATTGTAACAGTAGCTAGGGTGAAATGTAACACCAAAAAAATAAACCAAATAAACTCCATTAACTTCAAATACATTGTTTATGaatgattatattatatacatatagtATCTACATAACCAATATTTACAGTAACACCCCTATTTGTGGATGGCCATTCGGTTCCTCTCAAAACATCTGAATAGTCTGATTGTGCCCAAATGATAACTGTTTACAACATATTTACCACTCTACAGGACGCCAAGGTGATTTAATGTTCGTTTTGAATCATTTAATTCACTCCCCCCCCCCATCATTTGGCTGTTTGGATCATGTTCATTTTAACACTGAGTTACAATTGCCCCCAACCATGACACAACACCTCATGTGCCTAGCAAGAGACAATTGAGACACATCAATCATGTCAATTTTTATCTTACAGATCATTTTCATCACTATGCTAGTTTGAATACTTAAACATTAACGCTCAGGACAGTACAAGAAAAATACAGTTGGTGGGAAAAAACACACTTTACCCCTAACAAATATTGAGATATTTGCCTGAAACTCTTCAAGCAGGGAGAGAACCTAAATTGGCATTTACTGAGAGAGTTTCATCACTCGTTTGTTTCTGTTTGGAGAAATTCAAGGTGTTACAATTGCCCCCAGTCTCCCCTATAGCTTGCCGCAGAAAGAGTCATTTGTTGAGTTTTATAACCAGGGAAAACgttaaaaaaatataattaataaTAAACAAAGTTAAATGAATTTAACAACACTATATATATTAAATTATGTATAGGCAAAGAACATTACATCTACTCAACATTATTACATAACAGTGACATTAACTTTCCTCCTGTCAATGAAGGGAAACACAGAAAGCAGACAAAAACAGGCTCACCTGTTACAATTACAGTTTTCCCATGCAGTTTCACATTGCTCTTGCATACTGCCCCTTTGACAAAGATATTATGAAAAATCATATAGCCCACCACTACCATTCCAGCCAAAAGAAGAAATGCAGCCATTGAGCTCAGATCCTGTGCAACACTCAGTAAAGAGAATTAATAGAACACACTGCTCACTCCAGAATTTCTTACTGCACACTTATTCTCATGGTTACTCTATTGCGCAAAGAGCTCTACTTCCTGTTGAGTTCCGAGAAAGCCTAAACCACACCCCTTTGGACTGCACAGGcacattagtttttttttttccttctttgcTTTGTTTGGATTCTTCTACTGAAGCTTTCATGCTCAAATCTCTCTATTTCAGCAGGGCAGGCATAAGTGCTGCCTTTAAATTCTAATTTAGGCTGACAAATTGTTAGGAGGATACTTAGGCAGAAGCTATGAATTGTACAGTTTGAGCCATCATAAAACAATCAAGAGCAAACATTCTTAACAGTTTAGGTTTACTTACTGTTTTGTAAGAAATATGAATATAAACATGTCCATAAATTAAATGTCCCATAAATCAATGCTTGGTAAGAAAAAGCAAGCGCTTCATTCATATAtggtgcattcagaaagcattcagacgccttgacttttcctacatttcctcattaatctacacacagtatccccatgatgacaaagcaaaactttTTTTATTTGAGCAAATTTATTAGacataaaaaacataaataccttatttacataagtattcagaccctttgctatgagactcagaattgagctcaagtgcatcctgcttccattgattatccctgagatgtttctacaacttgattggaatccacctgtgataaattcaattgattagacatgatttggaaaggcacacgtcTATATAACAAGTTCCTGTAATGGACATTTTAATGTCTGTGCTTTCCTTATAACAAATctctgtgttctattcatgtgcttTTCTACAAatcaatttctgtgttcatgcaaggtGGCTGACTGaacgaatcctcactatcagtggCTTCAATTTTGCAGTAGGcccagaccttgttttgagaatgAAAGAGATCTCCATTTCAAgttctcagcttagagagaagaagccttgaggtattggtcggtcacatgaatgaaacaaaacggTAATGATTCATTGATTAtcctaaatcatgcaaatataacttgtctgtgaaTACCGTATATAAGACAACTGCCTAAGCAGAGATCCTGATTGAgatgtgtactatggtgcattgagttggttagAAGCTCTCCAGCGAGCTGACAAATAAAAGACGATTAATttagattgactttgagtgtccctgtgtaaaaaTTTCAGACAgccccacagctgacagtgcattgtcagtgcaaaaaccaagccatgatgtcgaaggaattgttcgtagagctccaagacacgattatgtcgaggcacagatctggagaagggaccaaaacatttctacagcttTGAAGGGCCCCAAAGACAGTGGCGcgaatcattcttaaatggaataagtttggaaccaccaacactattcctagagctggcagcccagccaaactgagcaaatcgggggagaagggcattggtcagggaggtgaccaagaacccgatggtcactctgacagagctctagagttcctctgtagtgatgggagaactttccagaagtacaaccatctctgcatcactctaccaatcaggcctttatggtagagtggccagacagaaaccactcttcagtaaaaggcacgaaagcccgcttggagttggccAATACACATCTAAAAGgactgatttgtggagtgctaaaggagaaacaagattctctggtctgatgaaatcaagattgaactatttggcctgaatgccaagcatcatgtctggaggaaacctggcaccatccctgcagAGAAGCATGGCGGTgtcagcatgctgtggggatgtttttcagcggcagggactgggagactagtcaggattgagggaaagatgaacgccTCAAActagaaagatccttgatgaaatcctgctccagagcactcaggacctcagactggggcaaaggttcaccttccaacaggacaatgaccctcaacacacagtcaaaacaacgcaggagtggcttcgggacaagtctatgaatgtccttaagtggcccagccagagcccagacttgaacatgATTAAACATccctggagacctgaaaatagctctggcgccactccccatccaacctgacagagcttgagaggatctgcagtgaagaatgagagaaacttcccagatacaggtgtgccaagcttgtaccgtcatacccaagaagacttgaggctataatcactgccaaaggtgcttcaactaagtactgagtaaagggtctcaatacttatgtaaatgtgatatttaatgttttttatttttaatacatttgcaaaaaaatctacaaacttgtttttgctttgtcattttgggatattgtgtgtagattgagggattgaggggaaaaaaacaatttaatacatattaggatgtaacgtaacaaaatgtggaatcaaATCAAttggcctgaatactttccgaatgcacttctATGTACGTACATTTTATAAAGGATAACCCCCAAAAATAGTTTTGAAAAAACACAGGATATTAGTTAGTAGCTTGCAGTCCAGTTAAAACTGCTGAGTTAGAGTGAGTTTCTTAAGATGATAGCCCACTCAGACGCTCACTGACTTCCCATAGCTTCTTGGTCACCGCATCATCTCTGGCCTTAGGATAGACGTTCCTGACTGTACAGTTAGAGAAGTAGCATCCAGAGAGGGGCTCCAGGCCCTCCTGCAGGGCACAGTGCAGGGTGGTCTGAGACCCCGCCACATAGTTCTTGAAAAAGAACATGAAAAAAGGCTTCATCAGCATCATGGCCACCTTGTTGATGCCGCGAGTCAGCTCAGAGTTGATGGCTCCtgaaaaacaaaataaacatGTCCCTGTGGGTTAAAACTTTCATGCCAATACATTTACTATTCAGCCACCTGGGGATGCAAAAACAAATACTGCATTTCAACATATCAATACAGGACAAGTCATTCTAATCTATACTTGGGCATAATCTTTCATACATACGGAGGTGTAGTGTACTGACCTGGGTGGAGGGTGTAGCAGGTCACGTTTGTGCCGTGTAATCTCTTGGCTAGCTCATGGTTGAAGAGAACATTACACAGCTTGCTGTTGCAGTATGTGGTGAAGACATCCATGAACGAATCACCAACTCCCACCTCCTTGTGAGAGTTCAAACAGTTGAAGTCAATGGTGCCGAAGTTATGACCCACGCACGCCACGTTGACCACTCGACTCTGACCGCACTTATTCAAATGGTCCAGAAGCAGGTTGGTCAACAGGAAGTGACCAATGTGGTTGACACCAAACATCATCCCCAAGCCATCCTCTGTGGTGCCTGGCATGTAAATACCTGAGACAACAGGGAGGAAAATAGTAACATTTCAGTTCCCAAAAATGATACCAGCTGCCTCACTTCCAAAAATGATACCAGCTGCCTCACTTccaaaaatgatgccagctgccTCACTTccaaaaatgatgccagctgccTCACTTCCAAAAATGATACCAGCTGCCTCACTTccaaaaatgatgccagctgccTCACTTccaaaaatgatgccagctgccTCACTTCCAAAAATGATACCAGCTGCCTCACTTCCAAAAATTATGCCAGCTGCCTCACTTCCAAAAATGATACCAGCTGCCTCACTTCCAAAAATGATACCAGCTGCCTCACTTCCAAAAATGATACCAGCTGCCTCACTTccaaaaatgatgccagctgccTCACTTCCAAAAATGATACCAGCTGCCTCACTTCCAAAAATGATACCAGCTGCCTCACTTCCAAAAATGTTACACTGGTGTCAGAATTGGGATATTACATGAGTAATATTGGACAGGTGCCATGGTTGGCGGGCTTGGGCAGTTGAGAAAGCAGTCCAGCAAGCTCTTTTGGCTGGAGCATAATGTGTAGCCTACAACACCATGGCTGCATGTTCTGTCTCTGTACACAGGCTCTTGTGAAACCTCATTTAGCACTAACTTCAAGTCCCTCCGGAAAAGGCTGTCTGTACATGATTAAAAGCAATGTCATGTCGTGGTAGTGTTGTATAAGATCAAGTGTATTGATAGCTGGTCGTAGCGTTGCTGCAAACAACCAGTACAAGCCACACCTGCATTGTTGATGAGCAGGTCCAATCTGCACTCAGTCTTTAGGAAGGTTTCAGCAAAGGAGCGAACAGACTTCAGACTGCCCAGATCCAGATGCATGAACACCACCGCATTGCTCCCACTCTCCTACAGGACACACACGTTACTTTATTATTTTCATACACACAAATCATAATTAATAAATCCTAAAACCACTGTAGAAAAAACAAAAATTACTAGCCATAAACTACTGGTCATTATTATTATATGGTCAAATAGTGTTCATTCTCCTCCCACCCTCTTGATGTCAGCGAGCGCAGCCTCAGTTCTGTTTGCTGCGGTAGGCCAGGATGACTCTAGCACCTCTCCTGGCCAGATCTAGTGCAGTCATCTTCCTTATGCCTGTGTTACTTCCTGGAGTAAGTGGGCATAAACAATTAAAGAAAGGACATGTAAGGGTGAATAATATAAGTTTATGATTATTAGTCTTTAATTTACGCAGAAgatcaaaaaacatttttttaaactcgTCTTTAAATTCCAACATTAATGAAATTGAAATCACTGAAAAATGACTTTACGATGACAGTTTTTGTCCTTTAACCACAACACCGTGGTAAATAAATGCAATCCCGACTACTACACAGACAACAAGCAAAAAGGTAGCCATCCTTGTCTCCCGTGTGAAAACACCTTTGCTTTCAAGAGTGTGTGCAAACTAATTTGTACTCATGGGAGAGCCCGTGAAAATATCACACCCCTCTTATCAGCTACAAGATGGTTTGAGTTTCTGTAGTGATTGTGCAACTGGATAAACCAGTCTCTACTCTCTCAGGCCAAGGAACAATTAAAAATAGTCAAATACGAGAGATTGTTTTACCATTAGACCTACATAAATTGCAACTGTTACCTTTGACATAGAGCTGTACACGACCACCACCTTCTGGATAGTTCACTCAACACATTactgaaagaaaagcattttagATCATTGACCCCAGGTCTCAAAGTAATCAAAAATAACAGTACAAGGAGGCATTTTTAAgtttgttctttaaaaaaaatctttctgtatttacattgttttaacagacaggaacaaaacaaacaaagaaCGCTTATTTACAGAGTACAAGAGTGTTAAACGAGAGCTAAAACAATCTGACACTATTTACACCATTCAGCATGGAAGACACAGGACTCGGAACAGGTGTGTAACAAACGTTTCTGCAAAACTACAAAATATCACAAAAGGAGTCCATGGGAGGTACTGTACACTATACAAACCAACCACAATGGTTTATGTCCATCAGTgtaggctggtgggaggagctataggaggacgggatcattataatggctagaatggaatcaatggaacggtaAACAAAACAACATATGTAAACCACACTTGACTTAAATCTTCTCTAGCCAGTAcaacgagcccatcctcctatagctcctctcaccagcctAGACTGATGTACAGGATATCCAACTGAAAAGCACCGAATCAATCCTATTtacattaatatactgtacatacaaatgTGTGTATAAGCATGTAAGTGTGCTAGCTACCTGTGGTGCAAACGTAGCAACAACAAATAGTGTGAGTACTATAACTTCAATATCACAAAATAAAATGTTTGGGCTACATGAGCGgtctgaaaaataaaaaaatgttagtGTACCAGTCAtaggtttagacacacctactcattcaagggcttttaattgtttttctattttctacattttagaatagtgaagacatcaaaactatgaagtgacacatatggaatcaagtagtaaccaaaataacTGTTAAAAGAAATAAAAAGATGTTGTAGATTCTTCAAAAAGTAGCCACCATtggtcttgatgacagctttgcatgctcttggcattctctcaaccagcttcatggagaACCAACAGTtctggagttcccacatatgctgagcacttgttggctgcttttccttcactctgcgcgccaactcatctcaattgggttgaggtcgggtgattgtggaggccaggtcatctgatacagcactccatcactccttggtcaaatagcccttacacagcctggaggtgtgttggtcattgtcctgttgaaaaacaaatggtcccactaagcgcaaatcagatgggatggcgtattgctgtcgaatgctgtggtagccatgctggttaagtgtgccttgaattctaaataaatcactgacagtatcaccagcaaagcaccacaccacctccatgcttctcggtggaaaccacacatgcggagatcatccgttcacctgctctgcTTCTCATAAAGACacccttcagtagtggtttcttcacagcaattcaaccacgaaagcctgattcacgcaatctcctctgaacagttgatgttgagatgcgtctgttacttgaactccaaagcatttaattgggctgcaatttctgaggctggtaactcaaatgaacttaccctctgcagcagaggtagctctgggtcttcctttcctgtggcggtcctcatgagacagtttcatcatagctcttgatgttttttgcgactgcacttgaagaaactttcaaagttcttgaaatttctggattgactgaccttcaagtcttaaaataatgatggactgtcatttctctttgcttatttcagctgttcttgccataatatggacttggtcttttaccaaatagggctatcttctgtataccccctttTATcctgttacaacacaactgattggctcaaacgcattgagaTGGGAAGAAATTTTACAAGTTAATTTTTAAttaagaatgccaagagtgtgcaaagctgtcatcaaggcaaaggatggctactttgaagaatttgttttggttactacatgattccatgtgttacttcatagttttgatgtcttcactattattactattactcgacaatgtagaaaatagtacaaataaagaaaaaccctgtaatgaggtgtccaaacttttaactggtactgtatatacatgtataaCTAGACTGGCAAAAATAAGTGACACATACTCTTCAGTAAGTCAATCTAAATAAACAGATTTGAGATAAAACTTCATTTCATGCAAAAGTATaaacaaaataaattaaaaatatataattttcccTGTGTAACAACCTGCTCCCCTTAGGTTTGACTGGAAATAGATGAGAAAGGGAGAGTTTGGGCTTTGGCACAGAGTTGCAATTGGTGGAGTTTGATAGTCTGTTTGTCTGCCCCCTCTTGGTTGGGGGTGGTATTGGCGGGGGTGGTATTGGCAGTGCCAGTGGATCCCTCTTCTTTAGGCTGCTTACTGGCGAACTCAACAATGCTGAAGACAAACTGCATGCAGCCCAGTTTGATGTAGCTGCCATGGTGGAGCAGCGCTGTGCCCTCCCAACCAGCCCCGCTGCCACCGATCAGGCTGGAACTGCTGGCTTTGCAGTTGCAGGAGAGCCTTGGTCCTCCCTGGGGCTGGCAGCTCATCACTCCCTCCAATGGCATCAGAACAGTCCTGTGCCCAGCCTCGgtcccctcctcctgctgctgctctctcatcTTACAGCGGCCTGAAGAAAGAGGGCACCATCACTCAAGTCTCCTATAGACACACAGGGCTggtcaaaccacacacacacacagggctggtcaaaccacacacacacacacacacagggctggtcaaaccacacacacacatggctggtcaaaccacacacacagggctggtcaaaccacacacacacacacagggctggtcaaaccacacacacacagggctggtcaaaccacacacacacagggctggtcaaaccacacacacacacacacaccaagcctcTACAGGGTTAAGGTGATGGGGCGTACACCCACCCACATGTTGCACAAAGGAGGTATGGAGGGGTTCAAAATCAGCTAAATTGctagtgtatgtgtgtacatatgatgaggtgtgtgtgtgttacttacgGACAATGCCCTGCACTTTGGACACCAGGCCACTGGCCGGGCTGGGCAAAGTCTTCTCAGAGAAGTCACAGGAGTAGAGCACGTTGTCCACCGTGGTCCCATGCTCACTGTAGTTGAGCAGCTCGTAGTGTTTGGTGTTCTACACACAGGTACAAACCAACAGTCATGTCTGTAGTGCTACTGTTATTTCAAATAGTACTCACAGATCAGGTCATAGCAAtgggaaaaacatgtttttgtcaaGCTTTGTGTCTCGAACAGGACAGACAACCTACCCCGTCGTAAAAGATGCAGGCGTGTTTTCCAGATACATAATTACAATGACCATAGTTTGTAAGGCACACATCCATGTCAGCACCTACAGTGggttgtcagagagagaaagactgatgaGACTTTGTTCCATGTTGAGTAAAGATCAGTCTTTTGTAACAGCATGGGCAGTCCTTACCAGCTCCTATGTACAGGGTCCTATAAGACATGTTGATGGCTCCTCCCTTCCCCATGAGTGGATAGAATGTTGCTCTCGCCTGCACCTTCTGTTTTTCTGTGATGGGGACAGAATATGGAGGAATGACATTTTATAACATTCCTATGGCACAAATTAAACTGCCGCACGTCAGGTTCTGGGGGCTTACCCTCTGTGCACGGCGCGGGAGATTGAGGTTTGAGGGCGACGGTGGGAGGAGAGGAAGCAGTCAGACCGCTGCCTTGGGGGACTGGGGCTGCTTTGTGGGGGAACAGCTGCTGTATCCTCTGCCAGGCCAGGAGTTTGACCAACTCCTCATCCAGTTTACTCAGTTCGATCTCTGTATGAACAACATCAGCATGTTTCAACGTCATCAGAATTCACGTGAAGCAATCCTGTTTCACAGCCATCATCTGTCAGCAGCATTACAGGCCATTTAATCATCACTATTTTTGAAGACCAGCATGGCCAAAACAATAATGCAATATTTTAACTTTATTGTTGTTGAATAAAGTACCCATTTTTAAACTGGACAGAGAGAGGTGCTCATCACCAAGGCCTAATTATGAACAGTGGTACCGGTAGAATGGCGTTGAGGTAGCTACTTACCTCCATCCGCTTCCATCACAGCCTTCATTCCACCAGACAGGTCTGCTATTAAGGGGAAGAGAGAGCTGGGGAACATGGAGCTGCCCTTAAGATCTGTCCCTGGGGAGAAACCGGGAGGTGTGGTGGTCGGCTGTCTTGCTGTGCTGGAGTCTTTGACGGCTCTGGGTGGGGTGAAGACATGGACACCTGgggtggggctggggcagagcTTCAGCTCACTGCAGCAGCTCAGAGGGTTGGCCTGAGTCCCTGCCATGCCTGAAAGAGTCCCGTGGGCCTGGCTCTTTATGTCCTGCCCTGTGGCTACACACATCAAAGAAGAAGGTGGACAACCTTTCTGGGTGCAAGACTCTAGGTGGCTGCCTTTCTCAGTTTtaacctccacccctcctctcaggtggtTTGGCAGCCCCAGAGCAGAGGTTGGGAGTGGGGCTGGGGAGGTGAGTCTGTGCAGCTGGAGCTCTGTCTGTTTGCAGGCGTCAGAGGCAGCGTTACACACTACTGGCCCGTTGGCTTGCACAGGCTGCTCAGTCAGGGGCCCGTTGGGTTTCCTGCACTTCAGACAGTTCTGACATGGCCTCACCGGGCAGCTGCAGCTCTCCTGGGCTTGCGAGAGACCCTTCAGTACCTGGGCCCCCTGGGGGCCATCAGATGTACTGCAGGGCTTAGAGCAGGGGGCAGGCAGGGCTGAAGCTGTCCTTTCTGCAAGGGGCAGAGAGCTGTTCTCCTCTAGGGCCACACGGAGCTTAATGTCTTTCcgttccctgtttgtctgttcAGAGTGCCAGTCTGACGAGGACTTCTGCTTGCCAGATAAATGTCGCATGATGCTGCACTGCAGCGAGATGACATCTCGAAGCCACTgaatgacaaaggaaaaaaaaacagTTTGGTGAAAAGAAAAAGCACCTTCACCAGTCCAGTAactcaaataaatacatttacagtTATTACACATTAAATAATTGGCAGTTAATCCCCATCATGTCTGGACCATTGTCTCCTCGCTGGGACAGATCCCATTGATTTGttcatcacaaaaaaatataagCACTTTAGATGTTTCTCAGGCACAGCCCAAAGGAACCACTGAGTCCCAGAGTAGGCagatacttgtgtgtgtgtgtgtgtgtgtgtttctgccatGCTTACCTCCTTTTGCTCCGCCTGGCTGGTAAAATGCTGAGGGGAGCAGTCCTGGGATGGGACACCATTACAGATCAGCTCCCCGTTACGCACCCCTGCAGGAGCCAAAATGGCCGGGGGGTTCTTGTACTGGGACTTAATAGCGTTGGGCACCTGGAGGGACAAACAAACATTTACAGGAGCAGTGAACTCCCACTGTGGTTCCtaataaaataaaggtaaaaatatatcCTATTCTTAagaattttatatatatatggtgAAGCTGAAGCAGCTTAGTTGACAAACCAATACTTTGTTGAAAATCTGTCTTTTCATCACCATTTCAAAGTGAAGACTAGCAAAAACCGATTTCATAACATTATATTTTACTCTGGGACAGACTCAGTGGGCATAAGCTACCTTGAGCACCTTCGTCTTGTGGTGGACACCACTGCGGACAGGGGGATTCTGTCGGTGGACCCGTCGCAGGAAGCCCACCTTGACAGCGTGCTGGGATATCCTATCCTGGAACTGGTCTAAGAGCTGGCAGCGGCTGGTAAGGGACAGGCTCCTCTGGTTCAGCTGGAGAACAGGACAGGAGGCCATGTCAAGAACAAAGCGACGTATAGCCCTGAATCAACCGCTAGCTTGACACCCTATGCACTTGTAACAAGTCTACAGACTCTAAAGCTCAGCTGGAGAACAGGTCATGTCAGTAATGGAACAACTTCTACATACCAGGGTTGAGAGATATCACAATTTTATCGCATATCGGTGAAGCTTGATATTGCTCAAAGAACTACAAACCCTATTCCATTTACAGAGCCATTCCTGTCTAAAAATCACCATATCCTTGTTGTTTAGGCCTGTCGAAACACAAACCCAGTTCCATGCATAAGGATGCAGGGGGGGGAGCTGCTCCTCTTACCACCAAGTGCTCCATATGGTTGGGGCACATCCACCTGCCTGTGGGCATGGCAGTAAGTGGGGGGTCCAGGCAGTCCATGTGGAAGAGCAGGGGGCAATAGTCACACTGAACCAGGGGCGCCATTCTGCAGCTCCTATAGAATAGACAGGAGGACGATAGagaggaggacgaagaggagGCAGTGAGCTTGGACTAGCAAAGTCAGCCAACCAACTAGACTCCCAAAGGTGTGT is a genomic window containing:
- the LOC110507881 gene encoding PHD finger protein 12 — its product is MWDKMETPTIVYDLDTSGGLMEQIQTLLAPPKSEDGEKRSRRSERDVRRKSRATNHDTCDSCHEGGDLLCCDHCPAAFHLQCCDPPLSEEMLPPGDWMCHRCNVRRKKREQKAERTNGLLERERLFSKRSSPAAELERGTTTITTTMLRLDRLPPGVGAAGPGLRVAAVHLERLDRLERRASSRPGTPTSNTCSTDTPSEGQNEVDKEMAKAEEVEVQGSESEQATTTPTSTPRLLKRPFQLLIAAAMEQNPSQFQLPNELTCTTALPGSSKRRRKEELIMKTFRRPQHEMDPNGLVPLPVRVCFSCTRSCRMAPLVQCDYCPLLFHMDCLDPPLTAMPTGRWMCPNHMEHLVLNQRSLSLTSRCQLLDQFQDRISQHAVKVGFLRRVHRQNPPVRSGVHHKTKVLKVPNAIKSQYKNPPAILAPAGVRNGELICNGVPSQDCSPQHFTSQAEQKEWLRDVISLQCSIMRHLSGKQKSSSDWHSEQTNRERKDIKLRVALEENSSLPLAERTASALPAPCSKPCSTSDGPQGAQVLKGLSQAQESCSCPVRPCQNCLKCRKPNGPLTEQPVQANGPVVCNAASDACKQTELQLHRLTSPAPLPTSALGLPNHLRGGVEVKTEKGSHLESCTQKGCPPSSLMCVATGQDIKSQAHGTLSGMAGTQANPLSCCSELKLCPSPTPGVHVFTPPRAVKDSSTARQPTTTPPGFSPGTDLKGSSMFPSSLFPLIADLSGGMKAVMEADGEIELSKLDEELVKLLAWQRIQQLFPHKAAPVPQGSGLTASSPPTVALKPQSPAPCTEEKQKVQARATFYPLMGKGGAINMSYRTLYIGAGADMDVCLTNYGHCNYVSGKHACIFYDGNTKHYELLNYSEHGTTVDNVLYSCDFSEKTLPSPASGLVSKVQGIVRRCKMREQQQEEGTEAGHRTVLMPLEGVMSCQPQGGPRLSCNCKASSSSLIGGSGAGWEGTALLHHGSYIKLGCMQFVFSIVEFASKQPKEEGSTGTANTTPANTTPNQEGADKQTIKLHQLQLCAKAQTLPFSSISSQT